A window of the Capra hircus breed San Clemente unplaced genomic scaffold, ASM170441v1, whole genome shotgun sequence genome harbors these coding sequences:
- the INTS1 gene encoding integrator complex subunit 1 isoform X2 translates to MNRAKPTTVRRPSAAAKPSGHPPPGDFIALGSKGQTTESKAASTLLKPAASGLPSERKRDAAAALAGASALPGLTKRPKLSSTPPLSALGRLAEAAVAEKRAISPSIKEPSVVPIEVPPTVLLDEIEAAELEGNDDRLEGVLCGAVKQLKVTRAKPDSVLYLSLMYLAKMKPNIFATEGVIEALCSLLRRDASISFKAKGNSLVSVLACNLLMAAYEEDENWPEIFVKVYIEDSLGERIWVDSPHCRTFVDNIQTAFNTKMPPKSVLLQGEAGRGGGDLSAGSSPHPSLTEEEDSQTELLIAEEKLSPEQEGQLMPRYEELAESVEEYVLDVLRDQLNRRQPIDSVSRNLLRLLTSTCGYKEVRLMAVQKLEMWLQNPKLTRPAQDLLMSVCMNCCTHGAEDMDVISHLIKIRLKPKVLLNHYMLCIRELLNAHKDNLGTTIKFVVFNELSNARNPNNMQTLYAALQHSPELAPKFLAMVFQDLLTNKDDYLRASRALLREIIKQTKHEINFQAFCLGLMQERKEPQYLDMELKERFVVHVTDVLAVSMMLGITAQVKEAGIAWDKGEKKNLEVLRSFQNQIAAIQRDAVWWLHTVVPSISKLAPKDYVHCLHKVLFTEQPETYYKWDNWPPESDRNFFLRLCSEVPILEDTLMRILVIGLSRELPLGPADAMELADHLVKRAAAVQADDVDVLKVERVQLIDAVLNLCTYHHPENIQLPPGYQPPNLAISTLYWKAWPLLLVVAAFNPENIGLAAWEEYPTLKMLMEMAMTNNYSYPPCTLTDEESRTEMINRELQVSQREKQEILAFEGHLAAASTRQTITESSSLLLSQLTSLEPQGPPRRPPPHILDQVKGLNQSLRLGHLLCRSRNPDFLLNIIQRQASSQSMPWLADLVQSSEGSLDVLPVQCLCEFLLHDAAAEPASGGEEEEGESRERRARKRQRQQKQKQLLGRLQDLLLGPKADEQTTCEVLDYFLRRLGSSQVAARALAMKGLSLVLSEGSLRDGEEKEPPLEEDSGDADALQGYQWLLRDLPRLPLFESVRNTTALALQQAIHMETDPQTISAYLVYLSQHTPVEEQGQHSDLALDVARLIVERSTIMSHLFSKRSCSAESDVVLAALLSIFSRYVQRMRKSKEGEEVYSWSESQDQVFLRWSSGETATMHILVVHAMVILLTLGPPRAGDSEFQALLDIWFPEKKPLPTAFLVDTSEEALLLPDWLKLRMIRSEVPRLVDAALQDLEPQQLLLFVQSFGIPVSSMSKLLQYLDQAVAHDPQTLEQSIMDKNYMAHLVEVQHERGASGGQTFHALLTASLPARRDSAEAPKPKSSPEQPPGQGGTRAVTRVRVLGPEDDLAGLLLQIFPLNPGPRWQSSSARPAALALQQALGRELARVRQGSPEVPGVAVRLLQALATLLSSPHGGALALAMHRSHVLACPLMRQLCQYQRCAPQDTGFSSLFLKVLVQALQWLDSPSVEAGPLQAQLRLFTAQCSARRRVSNVRSGFLHLVEALTFRGDPEAVSSTVRAIVATLKSGEQCDVEPELISKVLRGLIAARSPRLEELLAALFSTASAVPASGPVAVVSSLLLPEKEEPLVPGKQDVDSCSQEAERLGPCSGLLVDWLEMLDPEVVGSCPDLQQRLLFSRGKGKGHPGPQVPSFRPYLLALLTHQSSWPTLHQCIRILLGRGREQRFDPSASLDFLWACIHVPRIWQGRDQRTPQKRREELVLRVQPAELVGLVELILAEAEARSQDGDAGACGLLQARLPLLLSCCRGGDEGIRKVTAHLTGCVQQWGDSVLGRCSRDLLVQLYLQRPDLRVPLPDVLLHSHGAAGSSVCKLDGLIHRFITLLADTSDSRASKSRVADASMACRKLAVAHPLLLLRHLPMIAALLHGRTHLNFQEFRQQNHLTFFMHVLGVLELLQPQVFQSEHQGALWDCLLSFVRLLRNYRKSSRHLVPFASRFVRFTHKYISCSPAAAVAFLQKHLNVLHDLSLDSSDLVMLKSLLAGLSLPSRDVGADRALDEEGEDESSAGSLPLVSVYIFTPLTAAEMAPYMKRLSRGQTVEDLLEVLSDVDEMSRRRPEILGFFSTSLQRLMSSAEESCRSLAFSLALRSIQNNPGIAADFLPTFMYCLGSRDFEVAQTALRNLPEYTLLCQEHAAVLLHRAFLVGMYGQMDTSAQISEALRILHLEAVM, encoded by the exons ATGAACCGGGCCAAGCCCACCACTGTCCGCAGGCCCAGCGCTGCGGCCAAGCCTTCGG GTCACCCTCCACCTGGAGACTTCATTGCTCTGGGCTCAAAGGGTCAGACCACTGAGTCGAAAGCAGCCTCCACCCTGCTGAAGCCTGCCGCTTCCGGCCTGCCCTCGGAGCGGAAGCGCGATGCTGCGGCTGCATTGGCGGGTGCCTCGGCATTGCCTGGGCTCACCAAGCGCCCCAAGCTCTCCTCCACGCCCCCGCTGAGTGCCCTGGGACGCCTGGCTGAGGCTGCGGTTGCAGAGAAGCGTGCCATCTCTCCCTCCATTAAAGAGCCATCCGTGGTCCCAATTGAAG TCCCACCCACGGTGCTGCTGGACGAGATCGAGGCGGCCGAGCTGGAGGGCAACGATGACCGGCTGGAGGGCGTGCTGTGCGGGGCCGTGAAGCAGCTGAAGGTGACGCGGGCCAAGCCGGACAGCGTCCTGTACCTCAGCCTCATGTACCTGGCCAAGATGAAGCCCAACATCTTCGCCACGGAGGGTGTCATTGAG GCCCTGTGCAGCCTCCTGCGGCGGGATGCCTCCATCAGCTTCAAGGCCAAGGGGAACAGCCTGGTGTCCGTGCTGGCGTGCAACCTCCTCATGGCCGCGTACGAGGAGGACGAGAACTGGCCTGAGATTTTCGTCAAG GTATACATCGAAGACTCCCTGGGGGAGCGGATCTGGGTGGACAGCCCGCACTGCAGGACCTTCGTGGACAACATCCAGACGGCCTTCAACACCAAGATGCCCCCCAAGAGTGTACTCCTGCAGGGGGAGGCGGGGCGTGGTGGAGGGGACCTCAGTGCTG GAAGCAGCCCACACCCCTCCCTCACGGAGGAGGAGGACAGCCAGACGGAGCTCCTGATCGCCGAGGAGAAGCTCAGCCCCGAGCAGGAGGGCCAGCTCATGCCCAG GTACGAGGAGCTGGCGGAGAGCGTGGAGGAGTACGTCTTGGACGTGCTACGCGACCAGCTCAACCGGCGGCAGCCCATCGACAGCGTCTCGCGGAACCTCTTGCGGCTGCTCACCTCCACCTGCGGCTACAAGGAGGTGCGGCTGATGGCGGTGCAGAAGCTCGAGATGTGGCTGCAGAACCCCAAG ctGACACGGCCCGCCCAGGACCTGCTCATGTCCGTGTGCATGAACTGCTGCACGCACGGCGCTGAGGACATGGACGTCATCTCCCACCTGATCAAGATCCGCCTCAAGCCCAAGGTCCTGCTCAACCACTACATGCTCTGCATCAG GGAGCTGCTGAACGCGCACAAGGACAACCTGGGCACCACGATCAAGTTCGTGGTCTTCAACGAGCTCTCCAACGCGCGGAACCCCAACAACATGCAGACCCTGTACGCCGCGCTGCAGCACAGCCCCGAGCTGGCGCCCAAG TTCCTGGCCATGGTGTTCCAGGACCTGCTGACTAACAAGGACGACTACCTGCGGGCCTCGCGGGCCCTGCTGCGCGAAATCATCAAGCAGACGAAGCACGAGATCAACTTCCAGGCCTTCTGCCTCGGGCTCATGCAGGAGCGCAAGGAGCCGCAGTACCTGGACATGGAGCTCAAG GAGCGCTTCGTGGTGCACGTCACGGACGTGCTGGCCGTGTCCATGATGCTCGGCATCACCGCCCAGGTGAAGGAGGCTGGCATCGCCTGGgacaaaggagagaagaaga ACCTCGAGGTGCTGCGCTCCTTCCAGAACCAGATCGCCGCGATCCAGCGCGATGCTGTTTGGTGGCTGCACACCGTCGTGCCCTCCATCAGCAAGCTCGCCCCCAAGGACTACGTGCACTG CCTCCACAAGGTTCTCTTCACGGAGCAGCCCGAGACCTACTACAAATGGGACAACTGGCCGCCTGAGAGTGACCGCAA CTTCTTCCTCCGCCTCTGCTCGGAGGTGCCCATCCTGGAGGACACGCTGATGCGCATTCTGGTCATCGGGCTCTCGCGGGAGCTCCCGCTGGGCCCTGCCGACGCCATGGAGCTGGCCGACCACCTGGTGAAGCGGGCTGCAGCCGTGCAGGCAGATG ACGTGGACGTGCTGAAGGTGGAGCGAGTGCAGCTGATCGACGCCGTCCTGAACCTGTGCACCTACCACCACCCCGAGAACATCCAGCTCCCGCCAGG GTACCAGCCTCCGAACCTCGCCATCTCCACTCTCTACTGGAAGGCGTGGCCCCTCCTGCTGGTGGTCGCTGCGTTCAACCCGGAGAATATTG GCCTGGCCGCCTGGGAAGAGTACCCCACACTGAAGATGCTGATGGAGATGGCGATGACCAA CAACTACTCGTACCCACCGTGCACCCTGACGGACGAGGAGAGCCGCACTGAGATGATCAACCGGGAGCTGCAGGTCTCTCAGCGGGAGAAGCAGGAGATCCTGGCGTTTGAGGGGCACCTGGCCGCAGCCTCCACCCGGCAGACCATCACGGAGAGCAGCAGCCTGCTGCTGTCCCAGCTCACCAGCCTCGAGCCCCA AGGGCCACCCCGGAGGCCTCCGCCTCACATCCTGGACCAGGTGAAAGGCCTCAACCAGTCCCTGCGCCTTGGGCACCTGCTGTGTCGGAGCCGGAACCCCGACTTTCTCCTCAACATCATCCAGAGGCAG GCCTCCTCGCAGTCCATGCCCTGGCTGGCCGACCTGGTGCAGTCCAGCGAGGGCTCCCTGGACGTGCTGCCCGTGCAGTGCCTGTGTGAGTTCCTGCTGCACGATGCCGCCGCCGAGCCCGCCTCgggcggggaggaggaggagggcgagAGCCGGGAGCGGAGGGCCAGGAAGCGGCAG AGGCAGCAGAAGCAGAAGCAGCTGCTGGGCCGCCTGCAGGACCTGCTGCTGGGCCCCAAGGCAGACGAGCAGACGACGTGTGAGGTGCTGGACTACTTCCTGCGGCGGCTGGGCTCCTCGCAGGTGGCCGCCAGGGCGCTGGCCATGAAG GGCCTGTCCCTGGTGCTCTCCGAGGGCAGCCTGCGGGACGGGGAGGAGAAGGAGccgcccctggaggaggactcgGGCGACGCGGATGCGCTGCAAGGCTACCAGTGGCTGCTGCGCGACCTGCCCCGGCTGCCGCTGTTCGAGAGCGTGAGGAACACCACCGCGCTGGCGCTGCAGCAG GCCATCCACATGGAGACCGACCCGCAGACCATCAGCGCCTACCTGGTCTATCTGTCCCAGCACACGCCCGTGGAGGAACAGGGCCAGCACAGCGACCTGGCCCTG GACGTGGCTCGGCTCATCGTGGAGCGCTCCACCATCATGTCCCACCTCTTCTCCAAGCGCTCCTGCAGCGCTGAGTCGGACGTGGTGCTGGCGGCCCTGCTGTCCATCTTCTCCCGCTACGTGCAGCGCATGCGCAAGAGCAAGGAGGGCGAGGAGGTCTACAGCTGG TCAGAGTCGCAGGACCAGGTCTTTCTGCGCTGGAGCAGCGGGGAGACGGCCACCATGCACATCCTGGTGGTCCACGCCATGGTCATCCTCCTGACTCTGGGCCCGCCCCGCG CTGGTGACAGCGAGTTCCAGGCGCTGCTGGACATCTGGTTCCCAGAAAAGAAGCCGCTACCCACGGCCTTCTTGGTGGACACGTCGGAGGAGGCGCTGCTGCTGCCCGACTGGCTGAAGCTGCGTATGATCCGCTCAGAGGTCCCGCGGCTGGTGGACGCCG CCCTGCAGGACCTGGAGccgcagcagctgctgctgttcGTGCAGTCCTTTGGCATCCCCGTGTCCAGCATGAGCAAGCTGCTGCAGTACCTGGACCAGGCCGTGGCCCACGACCCCCAGACCCTGGAGCAGAGCATCATGGACAAGA ACTACATGGCGCACCTGGTGGAGGTCCAGCACGAGCGCGGCGCGTCCGGAGGCCAAACCTTCCACGCCCTGCTCACAGCCTCCCTGCCCGCCCGGCGAG ACAGCGCGGAGGCGCCAAAACCCAAAAGCAGCCCGGAGCAGCCGCCGGGCCAAGGGGGGACCCGGGCCGTGACACGGGTGCGGGTGCTGGGCCCGGAGGACGACCTGGCTGGTCTGCTCCTGCAG ATCTTCCCTCTGAACCCGGGCCCGCGGTGGCAGAGTTCCAGTGCACGCCCCGCCGCCCTGGCACTGCAGCAGGCCCTGGGCCGGGAGCTGGCACGAGTCCGCCAGGGGAGCCCCGAGGTGCCGGGCGTGGCCGTGCGCCTCCTGCAGGCTCTCGCCACCTTGCTGAGCTCCCCGCATGGAGGCGCCCTGGCCCTGGCCATGCACCGCAGCCATGTCCTCGCCTGCCCCTTGATGCGCCAGCTCTGCCAGTACCAG CGCTGCGCACCCCAGGACACTGGCTTCTCGTCGCTCTTCCTCAAAGTGCTTGTGCAGGCCCTGCAGTGGCTGGACAGCCCCTCTGTGGAGGCTGGGCCCCTGCAGGCCCAGCTCAGACTGTTCACTGCTCAGTGCTCGGCGCGGCGCCGGGTCAGCAACG TGCGGAGCGGGTTCTTGCACCTGGTGGAGGCCCTGACATTCCGCGGGGACCCGGAAGCGGTTAGTTCCACCGTGCGTGCCATCGTGGCCACCCTCAAGTCTGGGGAGCAGTGTGACGTGGAGCCCGAGCTCATCAGCAAAG TTCTCCGGGGTTTGATTGCGGCGAGGTCACCTCGCTTGGAGGAGCTGCTGGCCGCGCTCTTCTCCACTGCATCCGCCGTCCCAGCCTCGGGGCCCGTGGCGGTGGTCAGCTCGCTGCTGCTGCCGGAGAAGGAGGAGCCCCTGGTCCCAGGGAAGCAGGATGTCGACAGCTGCAG CCAGGAGGCCGAGCGCCTGGGGCCCTGCTCGGGGCTGCTTGTCGACTGGCTGGAGATGCTGGACCCCGAGGTGGTCGGCAGCTGCCCCGACCTTCAGCAGAGGCTGCTCTTCTCCCGGGGCAAG GGCAAAGGCCACCCTGGCCCCCAGGTGCCGTCTTTCCGGCCCTACCTGCTGGCCCTGCTCACACACCAGTCCAGCTGGCCCACCCTGCACCAGTGTATCCGCATCCTGCTGGGCCGGGGCCGGGAGCAGAG GTTTGACCCCTCGGCCTCCCTTGACTTCCTCTGGGCCTGCATCCACGTCCCTCGGATCTGGCAGGGCAGGGACCAGCGCACCCCGCAG AAGCGGCGGGAGGAGCTGGTGCTGCGGGTGCAGCCGGCGGAGCTCGTGGGGCTAGTGGAGCTGATCCTGGCCGAGGCGGAGGCGCGCAGCCAGGACGGGGACGCGGGTGCCTGCGGGCTGCTCCAGGCGCGCCTGCCCCTGCTGCTGAGCTGCTGCCGCGGTGGTGATGAAGGCATCAGGAAGGTGACGGCACACTTGACGGGCTGCGTGCAGCAGTGGGGCGACAG CGTGCTGGGCCGCTGCAGCCGCGACCTGCTGGTGCAGCTCTACCTGCAGCGGCCGGACCTGCGGGTGCCCCTGCCCGACGTCCTGCTGCACAGCCACGGGGCCGCCGGCAGCAGTGTCTGCAAG CTGGACGGCCTCATCCACCGCTTCATCACCCTCCTGGCGGACACCAGCGACTCCCGGGCGTCCAAGAGCCGAGTGGCCGACGCCAGCATGGCCTGTCGGAAGCTGGCGGTGGCCCACCCCCTCCTACTGCTGAG GCACCTGCCCATGATCGCCGCCCTCCTGCACGGCCGCACCCACCTCAACTTCCAGGAGTTCCGGCAGCAGAACCACCTGACCTTCTTCATGCACGTGCTGGGGGTCCTGGAGCTGCTGCAGCCGCAGGTGTTCCAGAGCGAGCACCAGGGGGCGCTGTGGGACTGCCTGCTCTCCTTCGTGCGCCTGCTGCGG AACTACAGGAAGTCCTCCCGCCACCTCGTGCCCTTCGCCAGCAGGTTCGTGCGGTTCACCCACAAGTACATCAGCTGCAGCCCCGCGGCTGCCGTCGCCTTCCTGCAGAAGCACCTGAACGTACTACA TGACCTGTCCCTTGACAGCAGTGACCTGGTGATGCTTAAGTCGCTCCTGGCGGGGCTCAGCCTGCCCAGCAGGGATGTCGGGGCTGACCGGGCCCTGGACGAGGAGGGTGAGG ACGAGAGCTCGGCAGGTTCCCTGCCTCTGGTCAGCGTCTACATCTTCACGCCTCTGACCGCAGCCGAGATGGCCCCCTACATGAAGAGGCTGTCCCGGGGCCAGACGGTCGAGG ATCTGCTGGAGGTCCTGAGTGACGTGGATGAGATGTCCCGGCGGAGACCTgagatcctgggcttcttctcg accaGCCTGCAGCGGCTCATGAGCTCGGCCGAGGAGTCCTGCCGCAGCCTGGCCTTCAGCCTGGCCCTGCGCTCCATCCAGAACAACCCCGG CATCGCAGCCGACTTCTTGCCCACGTTCATGTACTGCCTGGGCAGCCGAGACTTTGAGGTGGCGCAGACGGCCCTGAGGAACCTGCCCGAGTACACCCTCCTCTGCCAAG AGCACGCGGCCGTGTTGCTGCACCGGGCCTTCCTGGTGGGCATGTATGGCCAGATGGACACCAGTGCCCAGATCTCCGAGGCCCTGAGGATCCTGCACTTGGAGGCCGTGATGTGA